The following are encoded in a window of uncultured Sphaerochaeta sp. genomic DNA:
- a CDS encoding type II toxin-antitoxin system YafQ family toxin, with protein sequence MLKPSFTGQFKKDYRKAVKRGCDPKKLEEVITFLCNEQPLPPSFHDHPLINSKDNMGMRECHIQPDWLLVYKIVQDTLILKLIRTGTHSDLF encoded by the coding sequence ATGCTTAAGCCTTCATTCACTGGACAGTTCAAGAAAGACTACAGAAAGGCAGTAAAAAGAGGTTGTGACCCTAAAAAGTTGGAAGAGGTAATTACTTTTCTCTGTAATGAACAACCACTACCACCATCATTTCATGATCATCCTCTCATCAACTCAAAGGACAATATGGGGATGAGAGAATGTCATATCCAACCGGATTGGTTGCTTGTATATAAGATAGTACAAGATACACTTATCCTAAAACTGATAAGGACTGGAACACATAGTGATTTATTTTAA